In Acidobacteriota bacterium, the genomic stretch CTTTTCTTTACCGAGTGTAATCAGCTTGCCAACCTGATCATACTTGTCGTCAAATGCCAAAGCTTCGGCCTCCGTTTAGAAGCAACTTCGGGTTTGAACCAGTTGTTTTTTTGAACGGTAAACCTGCCACCAACCAGAAACCCTCTCAGCTTCTTTCAACCCTGTATTGCCGCGGAAAACCGAACTTCCGGCAGGCAATCCCAACGCCAATTAGATGTAATACTATACTATTTCGTTGAAGTTTTGTTCCCGATTTCTAAGTTTTCCATAATCCTTGCTAATTCCTTCATCAAACGTACCTTACTCTCATTTAGCGCGGCCAGACGCGTCCAGTCCTGCTCCCGTCCAGCAGCATCGATGACGGGATTCAGAGCGCTCAATTCGCGCTCAATTTTTTTCCGCCGCAACGCGTCGCAAAATTTGATTGCATCCTCGCGGCCGGGAACTTCGTCCGAGGCCAGCAGGCATTCGTGGAGGAGGTGCTGATTTTCCGCGCTCAGACCTTCCCCGAAAGCGTGGACGTCAACCGATTCGCCGGCGCCGCGCACCTCGTGCAGTTTAGCGAAAATGCCCTCGCTGACCAGCCCGCCCAGGACTCCGTCAGACAACAACGCGGGGAGAAGTTCGTCCATTACGTCCTGGTCCTCCAGAAAAGCCCGAAGCAGTTTTCTTTCCGCAGCTGAAGCCTTGAACTCGCGAGGCCTGCTCGCCACGTCCGTCCTTCGCTCCACCGCGGCCCGCCTCAGTTCTTCGCGCAGCAGACGGTCGTCCAGAAGCGCCCGCGCCGCCAGCCGGTCCGTCATCTCTCTGCGCAGGATCGGATTGGGCATCCGGGAAAGATAGGGCAGCACGGCGTTGGCCACCGCAAGCTTCCCCTGAGGAGTGTTCAGTCCATGACCAGCAATAGCGCGGTCCGTTACATAATCGATATAGCCCGGCGCCGTCGCCAGCAGGCGCCGATATTCGGCCTCACCCTGCTTCCGGACAAACGAGTCCGGATCAAGTCCGCCTGGCAGCGCCAGCACCTTCACCTCAAACCCCGCCTCCAGCAGTGCGTTGAGCGATCTCTCCGTGGCCGCAACCCCTGCAGAGTCAGGATCGTAATTCACGACCACGCGGCGCGAATAGCGCGCCAGCAGGCGGATCTGGGCTTCTGTAAAACTGGTGCCGCAGCTGGCAATCACGTTTTCAATTCCGCAGGAGTCCACAGCGATGCAATCCATATAGCCTTCCACCAGGATCGCGTAATCCTGTTTGCGGATCGTCTTGCCGCCGCTGTCCAGATGGTAAAGGACCCGGCTCTTCGTATAGATCGGCGTTTCCGGGGAATTCAAGTACTTGGGCTGCTCATCTCCGAGGGCCCGACCTCCGAAAGCGATCACCTTGCCGCTTTCATTTGCAATGGGGAAAATGATCCTGCCCCGAAAGCGGTCAAAGCGCCGCTCGCCGCCGGCGTCGCGCAGGACAAGCCCCGTTTTTTCCATTACCTCGCCGTCGAACCCGGAAGCGCTCAGATACCGTGTGAGTGCGCGCCCGTCACGCGGGGCGTAACCTAAAAGAAAGCGTCCAACCACCTCGTCCTTGAGTCCGCGGTCCAGCAGATAGGCCCGTGCCGCACGCCCTTCGCCTGTGCCGGTCAATTGCGCCGCGTAAAACTTTGCAGCAGCCTCATGGATTTTGTAGAGGGCCGTTCGCTCGCGCGACCGGGAATCATCGCCTCCGTGACGGGACTGCGCGAGCGTGATACCCACTTTATCGGCCAAGCGCTCCAGGGCTTCGGGGAACGTCAGGTTTTCAACCAGCATGACGAACTTGAAGACATCGCCGCCTACCCCGCAGCCGAAACAGTGGAAGATCTGCTTGGCGGGATGCACCGCAAAGGAGGGAGTCTTCTCCTGGTGAAAGGGGCACAAGCCCATCATGTTCGCGCCGGCCTTCCGAAGCTGAACGTAATCACCTATGATTTTGACTATATCGGCAGCTTCGCGAACATCTTCAACCTGGCTCATGGTCTTCCAGCAATCGTCAATGGCGCCTTGTATTCAGTCTGGCTGATGAGCATGGCGGTGAATCCTGGATCTGGCACAATCCTCAAGGCAACGGACTGTCGAAAAGCGTCCCCCCTACGGAACCACCAGCAGCCCCGGAGAAGATTTCTGGAGTTCGTCGGATTTGAACTGGCTGCGAAGAAGGTCAAGGTAAGCGCGGCTCCTGGGGCGGCCGTTGGTGTGCGTGGCCCCCAGTTGTGCAAGAAAAATAAGAGCGTCCCGGATCTCACTGTCGCGGACTGTTACTATCCCTGCGCTTTGGTCTCGCGTCTGGCGATAATTTTCGATGGCCGCCTTCAAGGCATCGTATAGTCCGCGTTGGACCGCGTAGTCCGGCGGCTTCTCATAATATATGCCGCTCGAAAGGGTCTGGTAGCCCTCGGCAAGCGACTGGAGTCCGGCAATCGCATCGGAATCGGTAACTGCCGGGTTGTCTCTCGCATTCAGGCAGATGGCGTAGCCGAGCGCCAGAATCAGCGGCTCGTGTCGGGCCACAAAAGATGAAGGGATCCTGGTGCTGGAAAAGGGAACGCTGGCCCAGTCAATCTCGCGACGGCCGAGGTCGTGCTTCCGGCTCTCCAGAAGGTAAGGGCAGTCAGAAGGACAATCAATCGTCACTTCACGCTCGGTGCCGCAGCAGACGGTACAGATGCTCTCCGCCTTCGCCGGGCAGTAGCGCTTTGCTTTTCTCTTTCCACAGATGGGGCAAGCCAAGCGATGGTCCCTGTGCGCGAATTACCGTCCTCTGGGGCGGCTTCACATCATTCTATGCAAATCGAATCGCTGTGGCAAATTCGAGGCGAGGTCCTAAACCAGGGCGGGACACCCAAGAGATCTTTCACGCCGCCCTGGCCTTGAAGGTCTCCCATCAGCGGACGATAATCTGCGGGTCCACCGATCCCTCTCCCACTATCACGGAGTACTTGTATTTTCCGTGAGGCCCGGTCGGAACGCCGGACTTCGAGTTAGCTTTGTTAAAAATGCGGCCTTTAAATGGCTTGCGGGTCTTCTGTGTAAACACCACCGTAAAATCACAACCATTGCTGCAGGTCCACTCCACCTCCTGATTCCTGGAGATGCTCACTGGGTCAGGGCTGATGGAAGGCGGGCCGGCCGGGTCTGCGTTCGGGGTAATCGTGATGGTGATGGTTTCGGGTTCGGCCTGCTGCGCTCCCATCGGGCGAACCATATACAGCACTGCCACAGCTGACAGGACGACTACGACGCCGCCGATCATTTTCAACTTTTTCATCGAATTCCCCTCCTGAAGAAATATGGAAGTTTTTCCCCTCTGCTGACGAGCATTTGCTCTTTATCTTTTGTCGCAACAGTTAGGAGTTTCTATCAGTTTGTACCGCCTGGCATGTTCCACAAGCATAAAAAGCCGCGCTCGTACCACGCTTATGAGGCTGCCCCACACTGTAACCCGTCCGACAGCAGCAGGTCTAAACTTCCTGATCTTTTTTGTGAACCTTAATGTTTCCTATATTGCTCCGGCAATTACGTGTTGTCAATCTCAATCGGCGGCGGAAACCCAAGGCCGCGATCGCCAGGCACTAAAGTTCCTCGCTTTACCCCCGCCCACCCGAAGCCACCTGAAGTTTGGGATTTAAGCAGCCTACAAAAATGCAAACGCCATGAACGCAACTGGAAGCTAAAGCGGTCCGTGGTGGCCTACCTGCTCGGAAGAATTGAGAGTTCGGGCCACGTGGGCGGTTGCACGATCTCTGGCAGGATGAATTCCGGCGCGAGGTCTTTGCAGACAGCTTCATCGCCCATCCATTTGAAGCCTGGCGGGGTCGCCATCCGGCGTTCTCTACAAATCGGATATCGGACCCGGCGTCGTCGATCGCTCAAACCTTCCGGGCGCGCGGCACCTGCAGATGCGGAGCAATGATTCCGGTGAACCATCGCGGGTCCGGCCTCCAAAGTGAGAAATGGAACCTGGCGACTGAACAACGAGCCGGAGACGAAGCCAGAGGCCACTCCGCCACGTCCAAACCTATGGTTGTCCTGCGTTTACGCCCGCCACACCTGCAACGAAGAAATCCTGGAATACAGATGCCCACCCATTGTTCTGTTGCATTTTGGTCTTTGACCCATCTACAGTGAAAAGTTATATCCTTAGTGAGTTACCTCTCTTCTTGATCAAATAGTCTGCAGTTGCCAGATGTCGGAATCATGAAATGGAGCAATAATAATTTAAATGGCACACACACTCGATTCAACAAAGAGAGCCGACATTGTTATAGTCGGCGGTGGAATTATAGGGAGCGCAATTGCGCTTCGTCTGGCGAGGTCTGGAGCGAGCGTGGCTGTCATCGACCGAGGCCAGCCATGCTCTGAAGCCAGCGGCGCCGCCGCGGGTATGATTGCCCCCCAGGGTGAAGTGATCGAGCCTGAGCCTTTCTCAAAGCTCTGCACAGACAGTCGCGATCTTTATCCGGAGTTCGTTGCGGAGGTGGAAGAACTCAGCCAGGAACACGTCGGTTATCGGCGTGATGGCACGCTTCTTGTGGCTATTGAAGAGAATGAGTGCGAAGAGTTGGAGCATGTCTACAGGAAACAAATCGCGCTTGGCCTGCCGCTTGAGCGTTTGTCAAATGACCACGTCCTGGAGCGTTTCTCAGGCCTGTCGTCGCAAATTGAACTGGCTCTTTTTGTTAAAGGCGACCACTGGGTGAACAACGAACGCCTGACCCACGCCTTGATCAGGGCCGGCGAAAATTCTGGTGTGACCTTTCATTGGAACTGCACAGTGACAGGATTCAAAGCACAGGGTGATCAAGTTGAGAGCGTCCGTGTACTGCCGCAAGGGAGCGCGGCTGAAGACATTGTATCAACCGGACGCGTTGTCCTTTCTGCCGGCTGCTGGTCCGGACAATTGGCGGAGACTTTAGGTGTTTCACTGCCCATTGCGCCTTGCCATGGGGAAATGATCGAATTCGAAACTCCCAGCGACATCCCTTATGTGGTTCGTGCTGGCATCAACTACGTTGTTCCGCGCGGCCCCCAAGGCGCTGTCGCAGGCACAACGGCGAGATGGGGCAGCTTTGAAAAGGCGGTCACAGCCAATGGATTGCATTCCATTATCCAGGGGCTCACTCGCATTCTGCCCATTGCCAAGGACTTCAAATTTCGCCGCGCCTGGGCCGGGTTACGGCCCGATACCAAGGACCATCTTCCCGTCCTTGGCCTGGGTTTGATGAGGAACCTGATCTTTGCCACGGGCCATTTCCGCAACGGCATTCTTCTGGCGCCAATCACGGCCAAGCTGATTGCGGAGCTGGTTCTAACTGGCGCCTCCTCTCACTCACTGGACCTTTACAGCCCCTCGCGCTTCGCAACGCTTGATTAAAGTTAGCAACATGTTGTCGCCGCGCTTCAACTTTACCTTGCGGAGTAAAATCGTATAGGATGGCTGGTTCAGACAGGGCCGCAGCAATTGCAGTCAAATCATGAAAGCTCTTCTCAGCATCCAGTTGATTTATGCCTGATATTCGCGTTCGATTCGCGCCATCGCCCACCGGATACCTGCATGTTGGCGGAGCACGGACCGCTCTTTACAACTGGCTATTTGCGCGGCACATGAACGGCGTTTTCATCCTGAGAATTGAGGACACTGACGCAGACCGCTCCAAACCCGAACTGACGACAGCAATTCTGAAAAGCCTGGAGTGGCTGGGACTCAACTGGGACGAAGGTCCATTTCACCAGTCTGACAGGCTTGACCGCTACCGTGCACTCGCAGCGGACCTTGAGCGTGCGGGCCATGCGTACCCATGCTTCTGCACTCAGGAGGAACTGCAAGCCAAGCGGTCCCTTGCTGCCGGAGGACGCCCGTGGAAATACGATGGGACCTGCCGGAAGCTTCCCGAGGTGGAACGGCAGCAGCACCTCGCTGACGGCATACCGCACGTGGTCCGCTTCCGCGTTCCCGAAACTGGCGAAACCGGTTTTGATGACCAGGTGTTCGGACAAATCAAGGTTGACAACCAGGAAATCGAAGATTTTGTCCTGCTGCGTTCCGACGGCCAGCCCACCTATCACCTGGGCGTTGTTGCCGACGACATGGACATGCGGATCACCCACGTTGTTCGCGGCGCAGACCATCTTTCCAACACTCCCAAGCAGATTCTGGTTTATCGCGCGGCCGGAGCCAACCTCCCTGTGTTTGCGCACCTGCCATTGATTCTGGGGCCTGACCGCCAGCGGCTTTCCAAGCGGCACGGAGCAACCTCCGTCGAAGCCTATCGTGACCTGGGAATCCTGCCGGAAGCTATGTTCAATTACCTTGCGCTTCTGGGATGGACGCCGCCCGGAGGCGAAGAGATCCTTTCGCGCGAAGCCATGGCACAGCATTTTGACCTTGCGGCCGTCTCGAAATCCAATGCGGTATTCGATCCTGAAAAGCTCGCCTGGATGAACAGCCAGTATCTTCGCGCACTGGCGATGGACCGCCTGGTGCCCCTGGTAGAAGCAGAATTGAAATCCGCCCGCATCGATACTACAATCCCGGCTTCACCCGCCGAGTTCGGGCAAACCGTTGCTCTGCTTCAGCCGCGCATGCGCACTTTAAGGGATTTTTCGCAGGGCGGCCGGGCGTTTTTTACCGAGAACTTTGATTACGACCTGGATGCCCGGAAAAAATTCTGGAAGGACCCTTCTCTCCCAGTTTTCCTGAACAACCTGGCGGATCGGCTTGATAGGCTCGAATCATTCGGCCCGGGAACGACTGAAAACACGTTGAGGGCCTTTGCGGAAGAAAGCGGAATCAAGGCGGGGCTGCTGATCAATGCAACTCGTGTTGCCCTGACCGGACAGGCCGTGGCGCCGGGTTTATTTGATGTTATGAATGTGCTGGGTAAGGAAAGAACAGTGGCAAGGCTTCGGCGGGCTGCCAAAATGCTGGGCGAACCTGGCGCAGGCAATACCTAGATGGCCAGACAATCCACCAGTCTGGAACGCACTCCCTTCATGACGCCTTCTCAAGCTTTTCAATAATCACGATCGCAACTGCAATGACGGTTGCCGTCACTTCGAGGATGCGTTTCACCTTCTTCAGCTTTGACATGGATTCATTCCCCGAGGGGCAGCCACACGCTGCCAGGCAACGCATCATTCTGCCCCTCTAACCCTATTATCAACCCTCGAACCCCGCGAGGAAAGACTTCCAGCATTCCGCAGCAACGCGGAAGTGCGAACCGCTTTTTCCCTGAGCTGCCCGGATTGAAAAATAGTTTATGCCCCACGGTTAAAAGGCAGGGACGATGGCTATGGCCAAACACAACCACCCTGGTCTCGGAGTCAAAGCTCTCGAAAAACCATCCACGGCGCTCCGGATTCCGTTTTTGAAGTGGCGAACCATCCGCCCACTTTTCCAGTTCTTCCTGTGGAACTGAAAGCTGGTGCAGGATCTCAATCTGAACGTTTTCGAACCGCAGCTTTAGCGACGGCGGCAGATTCAAATCAACGGGGTCTACATTCCCGCGCACAACCTGCACCCGAGCAATGCGTTCCAGATCATCCAGCACCGCCCGCGAGCCGACATCACCGGCATGCAGAATTGAATTGACTCCGGACAGCAACTCCGGCAGGCGAGGGTCAAAGTAACCGTGCGTATCCGACACAAGCCCTATCTTCATCACGAATGACCCCGGCGCCTCATGATTGAAGTTGCACTCTGATACCAAACCATAACATAAACTCCTATCATTCAGAACCCGATCCATCATCAAAGAATTTAAATGATCCGCTAGTGGAAACACGCAGGGAGCTACCACGATTCCGGGATAAACCACGCTTGACACTGGCTGCAAATGGGCCGCAATATGGTTTCTTCTGCCACGAGCGTGAGTCCCCTGCCCAGGGAAGCAGCTTTGCTGCCTTGAAATTCCGTGATCGCCAACGCGGGCGGCAAGGGTTCCAATCGCACAGCACAAGGGCCGGCACATGTTACACAACTTCGTCTTTCGCAATGAACAATTGATTCCAATGCAGGAGGTTCGCCTGTCTCCCGGGCAGGCGGGGCTCTTGAATGGCTGGGGAGTATTTACAACCATCCGGATCTACCATGGGCGTCCGTTCGCCTTCGAGCGGCATTGGAAGCGCCTGTCATCGGATGCAAATCGCCTGAGAATCCCCGTGGGACGGCAGCCGGAGACTATCCTCGAACACCTCAGCAGATTGATTGATGCCAACCACGTTCAGGAAGGTTGTGGCCGAATCTACTTTGTCTATAACAGGGTTGGCGCCTGGATCAGCGACGAGACCATGCCGGAAGTTGACCTGATTATGTACACTGCTGACCTGCCCAAACGCATAGGGCCAGTGCGCCTGGCGATACAATCTTACGGCCGGTACGCCGCAAGCCCTCTTGCCGGCGTTAAAGTGACGTCCTGGCTGCAAAACGTCTGGATGCTCGATCAGGCCCTCCGGCGGAGTTTTGACGAAGTCGTCCTGTTGAACGAGCGCAACGAAGTCAGCGAATGCACCGCCGCAAACATTTTCTGCGTGCGCAAACGGGAAGTCGTAACACCTCCGCTTTCCTCCGGGTGCCTTCCAGGCGTCACGCGCGAAGTGCTTCTCGAGATGGGAGAGCAGACCGGCCTGAGCATCGAGGAGGCGCCGCTCGAAACCGAGGACCTGTACGGCGCCGACGAAGTCTTTATCACATCAACCACGCGCGAAGTCCAGCCGGTTTCCCAGATCGAAGATCGAAAAATTGAGCAGGTCGCCGGCCCCGTCACTCAGCTTCTGGCGGGAACGTTCTCGCAATACGTTGCCCATTCCTTTCAGAAAAGAAATACACCCACGGCCATCTAGCGAAGGCGTGAGATGCGGCAAAGCAATGCCGCCCTTCTGGTTAATTCTGCTATTCGAGCGAATTCGGGTCCTACTTTTCGTTAATCAACTTCACAAGTGCGTTAGTCACCGCCCCGGCTGCATCCGGCCCGACGGAATTGACTTCTCCGTACCATCGTTGAGGCCTCTCGAGAAGCCAGGGCGGTTTGTTGTCCCACTCCGCCTTTGGAACCAGGTATCCAATTTCATCGTTAGCCAGGCCAAATATAAACTGATACCGGCTTTTCATATGAGGCCGCAGGACCGGCTCGAATGGAGCGTCAGGAAAATCCGCACCAGGATAGCGCATGATGCCACCATTCACGAGCTCCGGATAGATTTCTCCGGGAACCGCCGCCACCTCTGCAACAAGCTGATTTCCGTCCAGCAACTGGATATAATCCACCTCTGACCGAAGGTCGTGCCCCGTGGCGTATTTCACCGTCTTAAGCCGGGCGAGCTGTTTTTCGATGCCCGCCGCAGCATTGCCCCCTGCATAGTCTCCAACCAGCTGAGTGAGAAACGTAACCGGTTTCTCTTCGGTAGCAGCGTCCAGCCTCCCGTTTGTGTAGATGGGCCGTGAGGTACCGAACACTCCCATGCCTTCACCGAGGCGAAAGACGCTATTGGCCAGGGGAATGTCAATCGAGGTCTTTCTGATCACAATCCGATCCACGTTGACCCGGCGACCGTCGAGGCGAAGCGCGCGAACTGCTATTTCTCCGACCGTGTTTCCCGCCAGTTCCGCCTTTTCCCAGGTTCCATCTTTTGCCACCTTTCCGGTTCTCGGATCAAGCAGCGACACCTGGTCTCCCAGCGTCGAGATCAATCCGCCAATCGACCCGTTCATGAACACAGCCGTCCCGCCGTCGTGCTCCTCAACGTATTGGCATAGCCAGTGGGGATAGTCGGCTGTGATCAGAGTGTTCTTGCTGTCCAGGGTTTCAGGATGGTCGCTCCAGTTGACCAGTGTAGCGATCGGTTTGTCGTTCGCGGCCGAAACAAGGCGCATGGCAAACAAGTAAGGATCTTTCACGTAAGGCGGTCGGCTGTCACCCTGCAGCAGCTTCAGCAGCGGGGAGTCGTTCCGGGCGAGGGTCATGCGGGCTTCCTGCATATTGCTGGCTGCGCGGACCGCCGTATTCGAGATCTGATCAACCACCCAGTCAAGGTATTGCACGTTCACCCCGGACTTCAGCAGTGCCGGTCCCCACAGG encodes the following:
- a CDS encoding class IV aminotransferase, translated to MLHNFVFRNEQLIPMQEVRLSPGQAGLLNGWGVFTTIRIYHGRPFAFERHWKRLSSDANRLRIPVGRQPETILEHLSRLIDANHVQEGCGRIYFVYNRVGAWISDETMPEVDLIMYTADLPKRIGPVRLAIQSYGRYAASPLAGVKVTSWLQNVWMLDQALRRSFDEVVLLNERNEVSECTAANIFCVRKREVVTPPLSSGCLPGVTREVLLEMGEQTGLSIEEAPLETEDLYGADEVFITSTTREVQPVSQIEDRKIEQVAGPVTQLLAGTFSQYVAHSFQKRNTPTAI
- the thiO gene encoding glycine oxidase ThiO → MAHTLDSTKRADIVIVGGGIIGSAIALRLARSGASVAVIDRGQPCSEASGAAAGMIAPQGEVIEPEPFSKLCTDSRDLYPEFVAEVEELSQEHVGYRRDGTLLVAIEENECEELEHVYRKQIALGLPLERLSNDHVLERFSGLSSQIELALFVKGDHWVNNERLTHALIRAGENSGVTFHWNCTVTGFKAQGDQVESVRVLPQGSAAEDIVSTGRVVLSAGCWSGQLAETLGVSLPIAPCHGEMIEFETPSDIPYVVRAGINYVVPRGPQGAVAGTTARWGSFEKAVTANGLHSIIQGLTRILPIAKDFKFRRAWAGLRPDTKDHLPVLGLGLMRNLIFATGHFRNGILLAPITAKLIAELVLTGASSHSLDLYSPSRFATLD
- a CDS encoding glutamate--tRNA ligase, which produces MPDIRVRFAPSPTGYLHVGGARTALYNWLFARHMNGVFILRIEDTDADRSKPELTTAILKSLEWLGLNWDEGPFHQSDRLDRYRALAADLERAGHAYPCFCTQEELQAKRSLAAGGRPWKYDGTCRKLPEVERQQHLADGIPHVVRFRVPETGETGFDDQVFGQIKVDNQEIEDFVLLRSDGQPTYHLGVVADDMDMRITHVVRGADHLSNTPKQILVYRAAGANLPVFAHLPLILGPDRQRLSKRHGATSVEAYRDLGILPEAMFNYLALLGWTPPGGEEILSREAMAQHFDLAAVSKSNAVFDPEKLAWMNSQYLRALAMDRLVPLVEAELKSARIDTTIPASPAEFGQTVALLQPRMRTLRDFSQGGRAFFTENFDYDLDARKKFWKDPSLPVFLNNLADRLDRLESFGPGTTENTLRAFAEESGIKAGLLINATRVALTGQAVAPGLFDVMNVLGKERTVARLRRAAKMLGEPGAGNT
- a CDS encoding metallophosphoesterase translates to MVVNTPQPFKSPACPGDRRTSCIGINCSLRKTKLCNMCRPLCCAIGTLAARVGDHGISRQQSCFPGQGTHARGRRNHIAAHLQPVSSVVYPGIVVAPCVFPLADHLNSLMMDRVLNDRSLCYGLVSECNFNHEAPGSFVMKIGLVSDTHGYFDPRLPELLSGVNSILHAGDVGSRAVLDDLERIARVQVVRGNVDPVDLNLPPSLKLRFENVQIEILHQLSVPQEELEKWADGSPLQKRNPERRGWFFESFDSETRVVVFGHSHRPCLLTVGHKLFFNPGSSGKKRFALPRCCGMLEVFPRGVRGLIIGLEGQNDALPGSVWLPLGE
- a CDS encoding DNA primase, coding for MSQVEDVREAADIVKIIGDYVQLRKAGANMMGLCPFHQEKTPSFAVHPAKQIFHCFGCGVGGDVFKFVMLVENLTFPEALERLADKVGITLAQSRHGGDDSRSRERTALYKIHEAAAKFYAAQLTGTGEGRAARAYLLDRGLKDEVVGRFLLGYAPRDGRALTRYLSASGFDGEVMEKTGLVLRDAGGERRFDRFRGRIIFPIANESGKVIAFGGRALGDEQPKYLNSPETPIYTKSRVLYHLDSGGKTIRKQDYAILVEGYMDCIAVDSCGIENVIASCGTSFTEAQIRLLARYSRRVVVNYDPDSAGVAATERSLNALLEAGFEVKVLALPGGLDPDSFVRKQGEAEYRRLLATAPGYIDYVTDRAIAGHGLNTPQGKLAVANAVLPYLSRMPNPILRREMTDRLAARALLDDRLLREELRRAAVERRTDVASRPREFKASAAERKLLRAFLEDQDVMDELLPALLSDGVLGGLVSEGIFAKLHEVRGAGESVDVHAFGEGLSAENQHLLHECLLASDEVPGREDAIKFCDALRRKKIERELSALNPVIDAAGREQDWTRLAALNESKVRLMKELARIMENLEIGNKTSTK